One Pelobates fuscus isolate aPelFus1 chromosome 8, aPelFus1.pri, whole genome shotgun sequence genomic window carries:
- the LOC134572123 gene encoding cuticle protein 16.5-like isoform X1: protein MLNLITPFCLPYKEIKRCQGPLPSLPPHPHSKPTFSSLECFPSSFSPLILRSQTLSSHPALSYSQFSHPALSYSQSSGPALSYSQTSHPALSCLSSLILRSQTLSSHPALSYSQSSHPALSYSQSSRPVLSYSQFSHPALSYSQFSHPALSYSQSSHPALSYSQSSSAVLSYSQSSGPALSYSQFSHPALSYSHPALSYSHPALSYSHPFATNCDLCVSC from the exons atgttaaacCTTATAACACCCTTCTGTTTGCCATATAAGGAAATAAAGAGATGTCAGGGACCTCTCCCTAGCCTGCCCCCTCATCCTCATTCCAAACCTACTTTCTCATCCTTAGAGTGCTTCCCCTCATCCTTCAGTCCTCTCATCCTGCGCTCTCAAACTCTGTCATCTCATCCTGCGCTCTCATACTCTCAGTTCTCTCATCCTGCACTCTCATACTCTCAGTCCTCTGGTCCTGCGCTCTCATACTCTCAGACCTCTCATCCTGCGCTCTCATG TCTCAGTTCTCTCATCCTGCGCTCTCAAACTCTGTCATCTCATCCTGCGCTCTCATACTCTCAGTCCTCTCATCCTGCGCTCTCATACTCTCAGTCCTCTCGTCCTGTGCTCTCATACTCTCAGTTCTCTCATCCTGCACTCTCATACTCTCAGTTCTCTCATCCTGCACTCTCATACTCTCAGTCCTCTCATCCTGCGCTCTCATACTCTCAGTCCTCTAGTGCTGTGCTCTCATACTCTCAGTCCTCTGGTCCTGCGCTCTCATACTCTCAGTTCTCTCATCCTGCGCTCTCATACTCTCATCCTGCGCTCTCATACTCTCATCCTGCGCTCTCATACTCCCATCCTTTTGCCACCAATTGCGATCTTTGCGTTAGTTGCTAA
- the LOC134572123 gene encoding cuticle protein 16.5-like isoform X2: protein MLNLITPFCLPYKEIKRCQGPLPSLPPHPHSKPTFSSLECFPSSFSPLILRSQTLSSHPALSYSQFSHPALSYSQSSGPALSYLSSLILRSQTLSSHPALSYSQSSHPALSYSQSSRPVLSYSQFSHPALSYSQFSHPALSYSQSSHPALSYSQSSSAVLSYSQSSGPALSYSQFSHPALSYSHPALSYSHPALSYSHPFATNCDLCVSC from the exons atgttaaacCTTATAACACCCTTCTGTTTGCCATATAAGGAAATAAAGAGATGTCAGGGACCTCTCCCTAGCCTGCCCCCTCATCCTCATTCCAAACCTACTTTCTCATCCTTAGAGTGCTTCCCCTCATCCTTCAGTCCTCTCATCCTGCGCTCTCAAACTCTGTCATCTCATCCTGCGCTCTCATACTCTCAGTTCTCTCATCCTGCACTCTCATACTCTCAGTCCTCTGGTCCTGCGCTCTCATA TCTCAGTTCTCTCATCCTGCGCTCTCAAACTCTGTCATCTCATCCTGCGCTCTCATACTCTCAGTCCTCTCATCCTGCGCTCTCATACTCTCAGTCCTCTCGTCCTGTGCTCTCATACTCTCAGTTCTCTCATCCTGCACTCTCATACTCTCAGTTCTCTCATCCTGCACTCTCATACTCTCAGTCCTCTCATCCTGCGCTCTCATACTCTCAGTCCTCTAGTGCTGTGCTCTCATACTCTCAGTCCTCTGGTCCTGCGCTCTCATACTCTCAGTTCTCTCATCCTGCGCTCTCATACTCTCATCCTGCGCTCTCATACTCTCATCCTGCGCTCTCATACTCCCATCCTTTTGCCACCAATTGCGATCTTTGCGTTAGTTGCTAA